In Dioscorea cayenensis subsp. rotundata cultivar TDr96_F1 chromosome 11, TDr96_F1_v2_PseudoChromosome.rev07_lg8_w22 25.fasta, whole genome shotgun sequence, a single genomic region encodes these proteins:
- the LOC120272549 gene encoding post-GPI attachment to proteins factor 3-like — MAAVWFSLFLCFGFLFLVLEASIGDRDEIYRTCVKQCEEKGYVGTISITHCKFPPDDAHVNSSWYMQEPLYVEWKHLNCRSECRYHCMMQRETEKEAQGLGPVKYHGKWPFKRVFVFQEPVSAAFSALNLLMHFIGWLSFFILVHYKLPLRPQSKRTYYEYTGLWHIYGLLSMNAWFWSAIFHTLDFNLTEKLDYSSAVALLGYSLILSILRVFNVKDEASRVMYAAPVLAFVTTHILYLNFYDLDYGWNMKVCLVMGIGQLMIWSVWAGITCHPARLKLWAAVFGCALAMLLEIYDFPPYLGYIDAHALWHFSTIPLTYLWWSFIKADAIYRTSTQIRKMK, encoded by the exons atgGCCGCTGTTTggttctctctcttcctttgcTTTGGATTTCTCTTTTTGGTTCTTGAGGCCAGCATCGGCGACCGCGATGAGATCTACAG AACTTGTGTTAAGCAATGTGAAGAAAAGGGATATGTTGGCACCATCTCCATCACACATTGCAAGTTTCCCCCAGATGATGCACATGTCAACAGCTCATGGTATATGCAAGAACCACTTTATGTAGAGTGGAAACATCTGAATTGCAGAAGTGAGTGCCGATACCACTGTATGATGCAAAGAGAAACGGAGAAAGAAGCACAAGGGCTTGGTCCTGTCAAGTACCATGGAAAATGGCCTTTTAAACGTGTATTTGTATTTCAG GAGCCGGTTTCAGCTGCCTTTTCAGCACTCAATCTTTTGATGCACTTCATTGGATGGCTatcctttttcattttagtACATTACAAGCTGCCTCTGAGACCTCAGAGTAAGAGAACATACTATGAATATACTGGCTTGTGGCATATCTATGGGCTCTTGTCGATGAATGCCTGGTTTTGGAGTGCAATATTCCATACACT AGATTTCAATTTGACGGAGAAGTTGGATTACTCATCAGCGGTGGCTCTTTTAGGATACTCTCTAATTTTATCCATACTGAGAGTCTTCAATGTGAAGGATGAGGCATCTAGGGTCATGTACGCAGCCCCGGTACTAGCCTTTGTGACAACACATATCCTGTATCTGAACTTCTACGACCTTGATTATG GTTGGAACATGAAAGTCTGCCTGGTGATGGGTATTGGTCAGCTTATGATTTGGTCAGTCTGGGCCGGCATTACTTGCCATCCTGCTCGCCTCAAGCTGTGGGCAGCCGTCTTTGGATGCGCCCTTGCAATGCTATTGGAGATTTACGATTTCCCGCCCTATCTGGGATACATCGATGCCCATGCTTTATGGCATTTTAGCACCATTCCTCTCACTTATCTCTGGTGGAGCTTCATCAAGGCCGATGCAATCTATCGAACTTCGACACAAATTAGGAAGATGAAGTaa
- the LOC120271851 gene encoding WAT1-related protein At5g47470-like, translated as MEEVLMVSGLVGTQIVFALYLVFLNKVLNLGVHPLFLVVFSNLTGSLFLLPFAVVLERKKWPRTLTPTLGIQLASQAIGGVTVFQTLTLLGVEKTSPAIAAAMPNLAPGFTFIIAACLRLEKVEMRCKFTWTKIIGTILCLTGVIAMSFLQSPTTSSKLTYKVSLGDNNETEWIIGCGYLFISVVIISCITVLQAVTMQTFRAPFSLCFVTFSVGAIFTAITQIIVEGKMEIGSTAISLTGVIGIVLLGGAVTGVCVTFQTWCVKQKGPVLVSMFSPIQTVFSAVFAALILRQLISIGSTTGIALMFAGLYMFLWAKKKESYQVPDDIAKVTVNDVEKPLLS; from the exons ATGGAGGAGGTTTTGATGGTGTCTGGGCTTGTAGGGACTCAAATAGTTTTTGCTCTCTATTTGGTGTTCCTGAACAAAGTCCTTAATCTTGGTGTTCACCCTCTATTTCTTGTTGTCTTTAGTAATCTGACTGGTTCTCTGTTCCTACTTCCTTTTGCAGTTGTTTTGGAAAG GAAAAAATGGCCAAGGACACTGACTCCAACACTGGGGATTCAACTTGCATCTCAGGCTATAGGAGG AGTTACCGTGTTTCAAACTCTGACGTTGTTGGGAGTGGAGAAAACATCCCCAGCAATTGCAGCTGCCATGCCTAACCTGGCACCTGGCTTCACTTTCATCATAGCAGCATGCCTCAG GTTGGAGAAAGTGGAAATGAGATGCAAATTCACCTGGACAAAGATCATCGGAACCATACTGTGTTTGACTGGAGTTATAGCAATGAGCTTCCTGCAAAGCCCTACAACATCATCCAAGCTTACATATAAAGTATCATTAGGTGACAACAATGAAACGGAATGGATCATTGGATGTGGCTATCTCTTCATTTCAGTGGTTATAATTTCTTGCATCACTGTCTTGCAG GCAGTAACAATGCAGACTTTCAGGGCTCCATTCTCCTTATGTTTCGTTACGTTTTCAGTGGGTGCAATTTTTACTGCAATAACTCAAATTATTGTTGAAGGAAAGATGGAAATTGGTTCTACTGCAATCAGCCTTACAGGCGTCATTGGTATTGTGCTACTG GGAGGTGCAGTGACTGGTGTGTGTGTCACATTCCAGACATGGTGTGTCAAACAGAAGGGACCTGTTTTAGTCTCCATGTTTAGTCCTATCCAAACAGTTTTTTCGGCAGTTTTTGCTGCTTTAATCTTGAGGCAACTGATTAGCATTGGAAG CACAACAGGAATTGCTCTCATGTTTGCTGGTCTTTACATGTTTCTATGGGCCAAGAAGAAAGAGAGCTATCAAGTGCCTGATGATATTGCAAAAGTAACAGTAAATGATGTTGAGAAACCTTTGTTGTCATAG